The genome window GTATTCCACCCAAAACAAGACAGGGAGAAGGGCCCGGTTATCTTCAAAAAATTCAAAGGGTAATTGAGGCCGCTGTTGAGCATCACGTTACTAAAGTGATTTATATAAGTTCCACAGCGGTTTATGAAGAGCTGAATGGTGAAGTAAACGAACTTAATATTCCCGTGCCTGATACGGAATCCGGCAAAATACTTTTTGAAGCAGAAAACCTTTTCAAAGCGCAAATAGCATTTAAAACTACGATAATCCGTTTTGCCGGACTGGTTGGGCCGGGGAGACACCCGGGCCGCTTTTTTTCGGGAAAGAAGGCTATTCCTAATGGATTGGCGCCCGTTAACCTGGTTCATTTGGATGATTGTATCGGGATTACAAGATCAATTATTGATCGTAAAGCGTTCGGTTACCTGTTTAATGTTGCCGCCCCGGACCATCCCGCTAAATCTGCTTTTTATACCCGCGCTACTTTGCAGGCAGGATTAATTGAACCGGAGTTTATAAATGAGTTGGGCAGCTGGAAAATCATTAGCAGTGTGCGATTGCATGAGCTGTTAAATTACAGATTTAAAGTATCATCGTGGACTAACTTTTTGTTTAATTAGTCGTTGTTAATCAGTTTTGTCTTCACCCTCTTTCACATTTTAAGCCTATAATTTGCCGCTATTTGCAGTTGAGGTGGGTAAAGATTGCTCATTTTGTGTAAAAACGGTACATCATAAGCAACTCCTTTAAGTAATCAGCACGTGTTTTTCATAGCGAGGGTTAATGCGATCTTAATTTCATGTAAAGTCGGGTAATAGCTTGGCTATAAATATGTCAATTACCTATACGGGGTCGGTCGGACTGTAAATCGGCGTGTTGCGGCTTATGTGGTACAGATATTGTATCTATTCATTTATTCATATATTGAATTTATGTTAAAGATTTATCAACAAGCGTTGCGGTTAAAGGAAAGGAAACGGGGATTTCATTTAATAACTTCCGAGGTTACAATTGCCCTGCCGCAGATTAGTGAACTGGCGGTAGGAATATGCCAGGTGTTTATTCAGCACACTTCGGCATCATTAACAATAAATGAGAATGCAGATCCTACTGTGAGAAAAGACTTTGAAACTTACTTTAACAAAACAGTAAAAGAAAACGATCCGGACTACCTGCATGATGACGAAGGCCCTGATGATATGCCTGCGCACCTTAAAGCTGCTATATTAGGCAGTTCAGTAACTATTCCGGTACGAAACGGGCGTCTTGCATTAGGCACCTGGCAAGGCATCTACTTGTGCGAACACAGGGATAACGCTACACCAAGGAATATAGTTGTCACCGCATGGGGAAGCAATGATCAATCTATTGGTTGAAGTTCTGCGTAAATAGCAATCAACAACAATGCTGATGAAAAAGATTTTAATTTTTAGTTTCCTGCTTACATCCTGCCACCTGTTCGCGCAGGATTCGCTTAAAACATTTAACTATTCACGTAACCAAATT of Mucilaginibacter xinganensis contains these proteins:
- a CDS encoding SDR family oxidoreductase, with the protein product MTISILGCGWYGKALATALINSGNIVKGSSTSPKKMEMLYNVGIVPYLVDIKPDREANDAGFFDCDLLVISIPPKTRQGEGPGYLQKIQRVIEAAVEHHVTKVIYISSTAVYEELNGEVNELNIPVPDTESGKILFEAENLFKAQIAFKTTIIRFAGLVGPGRHPGRFFSGKKAIPNGLAPVNLVHLDDCIGITRSIIDRKAFGYLFNVAAPDHPAKSAFYTRATLQAGLIEPEFINELGSWKIISSVRLHELLNYRFKVSSWTNFLFN
- a CDS encoding secondary thiamine-phosphate synthase enzyme YjbQ, producing the protein MLKIYQQALRLKERKRGFHLITSEVTIALPQISELAVGICQVFIQHTSASLTINENADPTVRKDFETYFNKTVKENDPDYLHDDEGPDDMPAHLKAAILGSSVTIPVRNGRLALGTWQGIYLCEHRDNATPRNIVVTAWGSNDQSIG